A part of Gadus morhua chromosome 17, gadMor3.0, whole genome shotgun sequence genomic DNA contains:
- the synpo2a gene encoding LOW QUALITY PROTEIN: synaptopodin-2 (The sequence of the model RefSeq protein was modified relative to this genomic sequence to represent the inferred CDS: deleted 1 base in 1 codon) has product MGPGEYICVTLRGGAPWGFGVREGDGDTYTPFQVYQVQEDGAAFSAGVRDYDEVVSINGEPCEELHLPEALYLINSSTDCLQLLLKRYGSSPTGSMDPDDEEEEEEEEEEEEVRYRPTTSPRVTLESTTLHILSAGRPHPAARDPRDLYVSQPPDGDGSPCYGAAVRDPDPEDGPPLLRRFSPGAAVELRLSLPPDPLECTSLGSALGMEGLTCAPEDAPHPHTSTRSLYVPAPPPREPMGQRGVVLRHAGSASGGLGQVEFTLQHPVRGGAGEAVVGGPGAGGSVGSRGTAGVEGGGGRSEGTPPSFSVSFGVPSEEAGTVEERDRDSEGEPQEPNKHHARHARLRRNESLSEKQVKEAKSKCKRIALLLSAAPPNPNNKGLLMFKKHRQRAKKYTLVSYGTGESEPESDGEDDADEDGEHTVEFTLLATSDADLDGHFFTDTQTGKGVLTINWDKGLLEIEHILNNPEEMECLPDTKGKGAVMFAQRRLRMDEITAEHEEMRRQGIPVEGLQETETKASYQQVEEHSYRQSTNESSAYTDVAVQQQQQQQQQQQQQQQEQQQQQQEQQQQQQQEQQQQQEYQQYQERQYYEQQQQQYQQQQQQHQQQQQQQEQHQQQQQQLYQQQQQQLQYEQHYQQQQQQQYEQQQYLQQQSYQQQQHYQQQEYQQQQVKQYAATNGTVHHQTNEVQSSYANHTAKPFSVEQMTLNPYSPAMSGTNQDPNSQGEEIASRDERIATPAIRTGVLQDTRKRSTMFTFKEAPKVSPNPVLLNLLNRNEKKGFEYAAEEDFLSLGAEACNFLQSTRVKHKTPPPVAPKPVISPSSLSWLQQIELTNQDQPELAENSVPAPAVAPTVEAAPAPEPEPNPAPAAEPSPPPAPQQAPANNHPDQEPTWIVPEPQTKPQPQPQFQPPPPTPPQLRAAYEEDGTRNSPTEPPAVPVKSWVPASAPAPVSAPAPAPVPSPVPAQQHPAHSSWGSAQVQPQEPAPRHSPSPLPWVTPQPPRPQVQPSPVRNDWAPPQSPQQAQPTWAQPQEQYQAQTINAPAAWSQPQEQCQPQTNNAPAAWARPQEKSPPLTNNPPPWLQPREQPQPQLVQQPWNQPQQQMQGQPWAQQPQPNYQPQLPWGQQAQPVPQAQPPWVQQAVPQQAWAQGQGHPQPPWLAAQPQQQLDQMNAWPPSQPQQQAQPPWMQAAQTQPQAPLNPWAPVPAQAQPQPIWAQQPQDPAQPPMHPWGPEHGHAQPQQPLAQPAPTPSPQQPNWQQPPPQQPQPEPPLKTWSPAQAAPLAPAPWGAAPSQSTHAHVSAPVMRVAQSSPKPGTPQNDVSPTPPQPSNPYTFHRRSSSPINPMATVLIPSASSHEMPCSRGKGADLFAKRQSRMERFIVDSESVQANKESRCASPVASLPTEWKYSSQVRAPPPVGYNPIQSPSYPPAAIKHPPPSSPKSKAKKKEKEKPKPAPKPLNVIEVMRHQPYQLMSSLFTYGPAAEAAEKAAAEAAEKAAAHLAANPNPPVQNAPMQYEQMAPVQYPGPMNAPYPGQMYGMPPHPFMQEGQYQQAPMNPYAPPNPYQQAPSGPYYQPYPPQYQQTPPNGYQPQSPSQPYQQTPPGAYPPASNPPYQPAPYQPTEPATPSVYVAPGTPLMSRQDSASGSSSAVAAAPKPRFMAKKASAQVWKPSVGGDDE; this is encoded by the exons GTCCAGGAGGACGGGGCTGCCTTCAGCGCTGGAGTGAGGGACTACGATGAAGTGGTGTCAATCAACGGAGAGCCGTGCGAAGAACTCCATCTCCCAGAAGCCCTTTATCTGATCAACTCCTCCACAGACTGCTTGCAGCTCCTCCTGAAGAG GTACGGCTCAAGCCCCACCGGCAGCATGGACCCagacgacgaagaggaggaagaggaggaggaggaggaggaggaggtgcgatACCGCCCGACCACATCCCCCCGCGTGACCCTGGAGAGCACCACCCTCCACATCCTGTCCGCCGGCCGCCCCCACCCGGCCGCCCGCGACCCCAGGGACCTCTACGTCTCCCAGCCCCCCGACGGGGACGGCTCTCCCTGCTACGGCGCGGCGGTCCGAGACCCCGACCCCGAGGACGGTCCGCCCCTGCTCCGCCGCTTCTCCCCCGGTGCGGCCGTGGAGCTGCGGCTGTccctcccccccgaccccctGGAGTGCACCTCCCTGGGCAGCGCCCTGGGCATGGAGGGGCTGACCTGCGCCCCCGAGGACgcgccccacccccacacctccacccgCTCGCTCTACgtgccggccccgcccccccgcgaGCCCATGGGCCAGCGGGGGGTGGTGCTCCGCCATGCCGGCTCCGCCTCCGGGGGGCTGGGGCAGGTGGAGTTCACGCTGCAGCACCCCGTCAGGGGCGGGGCTGGcgaggcggtggtgggggggcccggggccggcgGAAGCGTTGGATCCCGGGGGACGGCGGGAGtcgagggagggggcgggcgcAGCGAGGgaacccctccctccttctccgtcTCCTTTGGCGTTCCCTCGGAGGAGGCCGGCACTGTGGAGGAGAGGGACCGCGACTCGGAGGGGGAACCCCAAGAGCCCAACAAACACCACGCCCGGCACGCCA ggcTCAGGCGCAACGAGAGCCTGTCCGAGAAGCAGGTGAAGGAGGCTAAGTCCAAATGTAAGCGCATCGCCCTGCTTCTCTCCGCCGCTCCGCCCAACCCCAACAACAAGGGGTTGTTGATGTTCAAGAAGCATCGGCAGAGGGCCAAGAAGTACACTCTGGTGAGCTACGGCACCGGGGAGAGCGAACCCGAATCCGACGGCGAGGACGACGCAGACGAAGACGGCGAACACACCGTCGAGTTCACCCTGCTGGCCACGAGCGACGCCGACCTCGACGGGCACTTCTTCACCGACACCCAGACGGGAAAGGGCGTGCTCACCATCAACTGGGACAAGGGGCTACTGGAGATCGAGCATATTCTGAACAACCCGGAGGAGATGGAATGTCTCCCTGACACCAAGGGCAAGGGTGCAGTGATGTTCGCGCAGCGGCGCCTGAGGATGGACGAGATCACGGCGGAGCACGAGGAGATGCGACGCCAGGGGATCCCCGTGGAGGGGCTCCAGGAGACCGAGACCAAGGCCTCCtaccagcaggtggaggagcacTCGTACAGGCAGTCCACCAACGAGAGTAGTGCCTACACGGATGTGGCtgtgcagcaacagcagcagcagcagcagcagcagcagcagcagcagcaggagcagcagcagcagcagcaggagcagcagcagcagcagcagcaggagcagcagcaacaacaagagTACCAACAGTACCAGGAGCGACAATACTAtgagcaacagcaacagcagtatcagcagcaacagcagcagcatcagcagcagcagcaacagcaggagcagcatcagcagcagcagcaacaactgtatcaacagcagcaacagcagctacAATACGAGCAGCActatcagcagcagcagcaacaacaatatGAACAACAGCAATATCTGCAACAACAGTCTTATCAACAACAGCAGCACTACCAACAACAGGAGTATCAGCAACAGCAGGTTAAGCAGTACGCTGCGACCAATGGCACAGTCCACCACCAAACCAATGAAGTGCAGAGCTCATATGCCAATCACACGGCGAAACCTTTCTCCGTGGAACAGATGACCCTCAACCCCTACTCTCCCGCCATGAGTGGGACCAACCAAGATCCGAACAGCCAGGGAGAGGAGATAGCGTCCCGTGATGAACGCATCGCTACACCTGCGATCAGGACGGGCGTCTTGCAGGACACCAGAAAAAGAAGCACAATGTTCACATTTAAAGAGGCACCGAAGGTGTCGCCCAACCCTGTGCTGCTGAACCTCCTCAACAGGAACGAGAAGAAGGGTTTTGAGTATGCAGCTGAAGAAGACTTCCTTAGCCTAGGGGCTGAGGCCTGTAACTTCCTCCAGTCTACAAGAGTCAAACACAAGACCCCTCCACCGGTTGCTCCAAAGCCCGTTATTAGCCCCTCCTCTCTATCATGGCTGCAGCAGATCGAACTGACCAACCAGGATCAGCCTGAGCTCGCTGAAAATAGTGTGCCAGCACCTGCTGTTGCCCCCACCGTGGAGGCTGCCCCTGCTCCTGAACCAGAGCCAAACCCTGCACCTGCTGCTgagccctctcctccccctgccccccagcaGGCCCCTGCCAACAACCACCCCGATCAAGAGCCCACATGGATTGTCCCGGAGCCCCAGACCAAACCTCAACCTCAACCTCAATTtcaacctccacctcccactccACCACAGCTAAGGGCAGCATATGAAGAAGACGGCACTAGAAATTCTCCCACAGAGCCCCCCGCAGTCCCGGTGAAATCTTGGGTTCCAGCATCAGCTCCAGCACCAGtttcagcaccagcaccagcaccagtgCCGTCACCAGTACCAGCACAGCAACACCCAGCTCACAGTTCCTGGGGTTCAGCTCAAGTGCAACCACAGGAGCCGGCTCCACGCCACTCACCCTCACCGCTTCCTTGGGTGACACCTCAACCCCCTCGTCCCCAGGTCCAGCCTTCACCAGTCAGGAATGACTGGGCACCCCCTCAGTCCCCTCAGCAAGCCCAGCCAACATGGGCCCAGCCACAAGAGCAGTACCAAGCTCAGACGATTAATGCTCCAGCAGCATGGAGCCAGCCTCAAGAGCAGTGCCAACCTCAGACGAATAATGCTCCAGCAGCATGGGCCCGGCCTCAAGAGAagtcccctcctctgacaaATAACCCGCCACCATGGCTCCAGCCTCGAGAGCAGCCTCAACCACAGCTTGTCCAGCAGCCTTGGAATCAGCCCCAGCAACAAATGCAAGGGCAACCTTGGGCACAGCAGCCACAGCCAAATTACCAACCTCAGCTACCATGGGGGCAACAAGCTCAGCCAGTGCCACAGGCACAACCACCATGGGTTCAGCAAGCTGTTCCACAACAAGCATGGGCCCAGGGGCAGGGACATCCTCAACCACCCTGGCTTGCGGCTCaaccccagcagcagctggatCAAATGAATGCTTGGCCCCCGTCTCAGCCCCAACAGCAAGCCCAACCACCTTGGATGCAAGCGGCCCAAACCCAACCTCAAGCTCCTTTAAATCCATGGGCTCCAGTACCTGCCCAAGCCCAACCCCAACCAATATGGGCCCAGCAGCCTCAAGACCCCGCCCAGCCGCCCATGCATCCCTGGGGGCCAGAACATGGTCATGCCCAACCTCAGCAACCGTTGGCCCAGCCGGCTCCAACCCCTTCTCCGCAACAGCCGAACTGGCAACAGCCCCCTCCGCAGCAACCACAACCCGAACCACCTTTGAAGACATGGTCTCCAGCTCAGGCAGCCCCCCTAGCACCTGCACCTTGGGGGGCTGCACCGTCACAATCAACTCACGCACATGTGTCGGCTCCGGTGATGAGGGTAGCTCAATCGTCCCCCAAGCCCGGAACTCCACAGAATGACGTCTCTCCGACTCCCCCGCAGCCCTCGAACCCGTACACGTTTCACCGGAGGTCCTCGTCACCCATCAACCCCATGGCCACGGTGTTGATTCCGTCCGCCTCGTCGCACGAGATGCCCTGCTCTAGAGGGAAGGGCGCCGACCTGTTTGCCAAGAGGCAGTCCCGCATGGAGCGGTTCATCGTGGACTCTGAGTCCGTGCAGGCCAATAAGGAGAGCCGGTGTGCGTCACCGGTGGCCTCCCTTCCGACGGAGTGGAAGTATTCATCCCAAgtaagagcccccccccccgttggc TATAATCCCATTCAGTCCCCATCCTATCCCCCCGCAGCGATCAAACATCCCCCACCGTCTAGCCCCAAATCCAAAgccaagaagaaggagaaggaaaaaccGAAGCCGGCCCCCAAACCCCTTAATGTTATAGAGGTGATGAGGCATCAGCCCTATCAGCTCATGTCCTCCCTCTTTACGTATGGCCCTGCAGCAGAGGCTGCAGAAAAGGCGGCAGCGGAGGCTGCAGAAAAAGCCGCAGCTCATCTTGCGgctaaccccaaccctcccgTGCAAAATGCGCCAATGCAGTATGAGCAAATGGCTCCGGTCCAGTATCCTGGACCGATGAACGCCCCTTACCCCGGGCAGATGTATGGAATGCCACCTCATCCCTTTATGCAGGAAGGCCAGTACCAGCAAGCCCCAATGAATCCTTACGCACCTCCAAACCCCTATCAGCAAGCCCCCAGTGGACCCTACTACCAACCATATCCCCCACAGTATCAACAAACCCCACCCAATGGGTATCAACCCCAGTCCCCAAGCCAGCCCTACCAGCAGACCCCCCCGGGGGCTTATCCACCAGCTAGCAACCCTCCCTACCAGCCCGCGCCCTACCAGCCCACAGAGCCTGCCACTCCCAGTGTCTACGTCGCTCCCGGCACCCCCTTAATGTCCAGGCAGGACTCTGCGTCTGGTAGCAGCAGCGCAGTGGCGGCGGCCCCAAAGCCGAGGTTTATGGCTAAGAAAGCCTCGGCACAGGTGTGGAAGCCGAGCGTAGGCGGCGATGATGAGTGA